From Verrucomicrobiia bacterium, a single genomic window includes:
- a CDS encoding SMP-30/gluconolactonase/LRE family protein — MKASIYLILLCTTPLLAAESRIIAPGATLQKLADGFSFTEGPACDARGNVFFTDQPNDRILEWSVEGKLSMFMQPCGRANGLCFDAKGGLWACADEKNQLWRIDAAGKATVVVKDYQGKLLNGPNDVWVRPDGGVYITDPYYKRSYWNRGPKEMPECVYFLTPDEKKLVRVIDDFKQPNGIIGTPDGKILYVADIGAGRTYRYTVQADGSLKEKQLFCDMGSDGMTIDNEGNVYLTGHGVSVFEPSGRLLEHIDVAQPWTANICFGGRDRSTLFITASKCIYGLQMRVKGVGSQ; from the coding sequence ATGAAAGCCTCGATTTATTTGATCCTCCTTTGCACGACCCCCCTATTGGCTGCTGAGAGCAGAATCATCGCGCCGGGGGCGACCCTGCAAAAGCTCGCGGACGGCTTTTCGTTCACGGAAGGCCCGGCCTGCGACGCCCGGGGCAACGTCTTCTTCACGGACCAACCGAATGACCGCATCCTCGAGTGGAGCGTCGAAGGAAAGCTTTCAATGTTTATGCAGCCCTGTGGCCGGGCCAATGGACTTTGTTTTGACGCCAAAGGGGGGCTGTGGGCATGCGCCGATGAGAAGAACCAGTTGTGGCGCATCGACGCAGCCGGCAAGGCCACCGTGGTTGTGAAAGATTATCAGGGCAAACTTCTCAATGGCCCCAATGATGTCTGGGTCAGGCCCGACGGGGGAGTTTATATCACGGACCCGTACTACAAACGTTCCTATTGGAATCGTGGGCCTAAAGAAATGCCTGAATGCGTCTATTTCCTCACGCCGGATGAGAAGAAGTTGGTTCGGGTTATCGACGATTTCAAACAACCCAACGGAATCATCGGCACCCCGGACGGCAAAATCCTTTATGTGGCGGACATCGGGGCCGGGCGGACCTATCGATACACCGTCCAAGCGGACGGCTCGCTGAAGGAAAAGCAGCTCTTTTGCGACATGGGTTCAGATGGCATGACTATCGATAATGAAGGCAATGTGTATCTGACGGGCCACGGCGTTTCAGTTTTTGAGCCTTCGGGCAGACTGCTCGAACATATCGACGTGGCCCAGCCCTGGACGGCTAACATCTGTTTCGGCGGGCGAGACCGGAGCACACTGTTTATCACAGCCAGCAAATGCATTTATGGTCTGCAAATGCGGGTGAAGGGGGTTGGAAGCCAGTAA